The following nucleotide sequence is from Schistocerca serialis cubense isolate TAMUIC-IGC-003099 chromosome 4, iqSchSeri2.2, whole genome shotgun sequence.
CCTCAAACACAGTTTCTCTCCATTTGCACAACAGTTTCATGAGAATGTCCATTGTCTTCCAAAGattcattttgaaaataaattctgcTTAGTTTCATATTCTGGTGCTAAATGAGACAGCAAACAGGCAGTGAAATACTGAATTGTATTAGGCCTAATTGCAACATGTAGTATACTAGCTCTTAAAATGCAATGGAAGAAAGTTACATTCCTTGCTAAAGTGTAACAGGTCAATTGCAAAAGTTAGCATAatgaaaatatttgagaaaattgcaGGGTTTATTTGGCCAGTTTATATGTTTTATTCTTGTCTCTTCCCAGATTGGTGGTCTGGTTGTTTTGGGAATTGGAATATGGACACTAGTTGACAAATCCTATGTTAATGAGCTTCTTGGAACTGATTTGTTCATGGGAGCTGTCTATATACTAATAGTAACTGGTGCTATTGTGTCCTTAATAGCATTTCTTGGCTGTCTCGGAGCGGTAAAGGAAGTCCGTTGCATGTTGCTCATGGTAtgtcattttattaaaattattatcttTGCATAAATTCATGTGTTACCAATTTATTTTCCTTTCTATGACTGGGAACTAAAGGCTATCATTTTTAGCTAATTCTGTTAATCTTTTCAGTACTTCATTATAGTGTTCCTGATATTCATTACAATGCTTATTGGAGGAATTCTAGGATATGTTTTCCGTGAAAAAGTTAAAACTACAATGTACAAAGAAATGGAAAGTTCAATTAGGAGGTACCATGAGAATCCAGAAGTGCAAAGGGCATGGGACAACACTCAAATTAATGTAAGTATTGTAACATTTGTAGATGTCTGTTGGTTTCTTTAGTATGTATCTATGTGGTTCTTAATTTGTTCACTTTACTGTAAAACAGTAGTAGCAATTTGTAGCAGGGGAGAAATCACTGATACACGGTGTGGTTTCCATTAATGCAATGACAGAACTGCCCTCTTAATAACAAAAGAATGTCAAGTATTTTGCATGCCACTGGTGCACTCAATCAAGAATTTAAAGGATTcttcccccacccacccacacacacacacacacacacacacacacacacacacacacacacacacacacacacacaacctctttttcttgtattttgatattgATGACGTTTCCTCAGTTATCTAAAACTTTAATTCTGACGGTTGCTCCTAAAAATTGAATTTCCTTTGATCTTTGATCAACAGTTGCTATGAATTTTTGAACGACTCACACTGCCCAAAACTTGGCATAGTGACAgtaaaattattgttgttgttactgtcaGTGTGCCATTTTCAAGTATGTAACATGAAATAATTGCAGACCACATGGAATCCTTCCGGGAGTTGTAATATTTCCTTTTGTTTGTCTAAAACAGTAGTTAAACAATATGCAGTCACTACACAGGGACAGATTAATCCTTAAGATCACCAAACATAATTTTTTCACATGTAGGCACCAATTCCACCTTATTTGTATGTCACTTTCTGCCATCTTCTAGAATAATCATCTATGACAATTACGTTCAAGTCAAAGGAATACTTACTGTAGTCTGCAAAAATCTGACAGGGTCCCAAGCAGAGACCAGTTACAATGTTGGTCTCTTCCAATGGTCAGCTCACCTTGCCCCCCAGTCAGATTGCATTAACTAGGTTGTGGGTGACACACATGATGTGGTCACAAATGCAGCTGGTACTGCTATTCCCATTCCTACGGGCCCTTTCTGCCACTGACTGGTACCATAGTGGACCAAAGAATTAGCAACAGCTATTTCAGGTCGGTCAACAGACATGTCTCAAATGACATCCATCACAGTCCACCCTCCTAATTTTTAAGCGGCTTCATGCTCTGGCTCACTACCTAATTAAACACAGTAAGAAGGAATGTCAGGAATGCTAAATCTTCTCGTTGGGAACACCACCTCCCTTCATCCAGGTGTGGGTCAAGCTCTGGAGTCCACTGAACTGCCAAAGATGGAAAAACTGTTTGGTCTCTCTTCTTTCATGGTAGTGTTTGTACTCGTGCATTGGTTCATGCTGAACTGTTTGCAAGAGCTTCAGTATCCTTCCAACCTCCTCCCTCCCTGGGGCTCAACATTCATTTGCTGAATACAGGCTTGCTAACCCCAGGTTCCTGAACTGGGGGCTAGGGACTGCTATGCACTGCCAGCCAACTGGTACCATAAGCTTcaggcatgcttcagtgaccaccgtgTGGTGCAGTGGTGGAATGTTGCGTGTTGGGGCCTCGGCTTCACTGCCTGGGCCATGAGAAAGGTACACACCTCTATAAGAAGCCCCTTGACCTCAGTGTACTATGTGCTGATAAGGTGAATGGCTGTTGAAGTAAGTCTCTAGTGGGCAACTTCTGTGGCACCTGTTGCCCCCCTCCCCCAGTTGTATAAGACTTGCTCAGGCATGCAGGACTCTGCATGGGTTGACGTTTGTTTCCCTAGCATCTCATGATAAATTCGAACCAGAAATTATTCAGAAGCTGCTGGTGATAGGCTTACAACCTAAGCCACATACTGCTGCCCACCATCAGAAGCCTTCTAATCCATCCCCTCAACCCAAGCAATCAACTCCTCCCATAAATAAGGAAAAAGTCCCTCAAAAAGTCAATGTGGCATCTAAACTTTCGGATCAGTGAGTGCTGTCCCTGTCAGATGGAGACTTTACTACTGAGGATTTGGTTTCCCACTTGGAGGAACAAGAACCAGGCATTAGCCAACATTCCCCCGACCTCCAGGATAAATCACTTCCTTTGAGGGAGAAAGACAAGACCAACCATTGCTAATCAATGGCTCCCACCAGGATGTCTGTGTTGCAGTGGACTTTGAATGAATTCTGATaacatttggaagaattacagctcctggtccaggagaaaccatactgcatctgcttacaagaaacttATTTTAAAGTCATAGACACACCTGCATTAAGGGGTTAGCACCCCCCACAGGGAAGAACAGTATTACTAGAGACAGGCTTAAGGTGGAGTGGCTTGATAACAGATGCCATCTAAATACAATcaaccatcgtggcatccgtttgaccACTAGCGCCTTCTACACTAGCCCATTTGAGATTCTGTATGTAGAAACTGCTGAACTACTGCTGCAATACCAACATGgtgttctcctcagcagatacatgTTTGTCTGCTATGTCTGGTCACCCTCCTGTGTGTCTTTCTTCAATGACTCCTTCGACTGCCAGTATGGGGCGTACCGTTCTTctatgttacctcctggagttggcTTTCGgctattgctctggcagcttaacttcacactccctGCCACTTTCCCAGTGGGTGCAAACCTTTCACCACTTTGGCTTTATGCTGTGGCCCATGTTCATCTCggacttcattcacttcctaaggacactactccaaacTTGCACTATCGCCATAAGTTTCTCGAACTGCACCCAGAAATTCACAATAGTACCTttctgtacactgatggctctcggactgactgtggtgttGAGTGCGCCTTTGTCATTGACACTCACGATTTTTGGTgtcggcttctggaacactgctaaGTATTTACGgtggagctctttgccctgtatcaggcctcGCAGTACGTCTAGTGAAACAGGCTCTTTAATTGTCATTTGCTCTGGCTCTGTGTCCTTCAGAGCctttgtgtgctgtacactgtcccTCCCTTAGAGCAACAGatccaggaaagctttcacttgctcactctttatggaaccactgtgatgtttgtgggttcctggtcatgttggtgtAAAAggggaaacgaggccgctgacactgctgccaagactgcagtcctCGTATCTTGGCACGCTACTTCTTCCATTCCTTTCAATGATCTGTGTTGCCACCTGACAGCAGACTATGTCATTTTGACATCACCACATCATTTTAGCTAGGCTGTATATTGGGCATCATCTTTTTAGCTATCGCCATTTgataagtggtgatcccccaccactttgtgttcattgtcatcagactttgacagttcaccatttcctgatgaaatgccatttttttttaaccatttacattttaatttacatttgGCGTgtgagttattggccattttagtgaaCAACGCACGGGCTgttgactgtgttttactttttacttGTCACAGCAATATGATGGATATTCCCCTCAGTTCAGAAACTCCCTTGTCTCTGGAGTGTATTTTATGGATctttctccaagaggaagtccCTGGTTTTAGCTGTATTTCCTTCTGTCAACTGGGCTTAATGTGTAGTTGCTTTTTAACTCCTTTTACCTCCTTTTTCGTGTTTGTGTTCTACGGTTATAACATGGGTgtgtatgaccttagttgtttttgtgccctaaaacaaaacaaaacaaacaaatggcCACACAGGCAGTTGCTATGACTGTTCTAGTGCCATTTAAAATCACAGTGTATTCTTTGTATCTTCCAACTCGTGCTCCTTTGGATGCAGACGCATTGACACAATGCTTCCAGGCACTCCCACACACATTCCTCCTTGTGGGGAGGACTTCAACGCACACAATTTGCTGTGGGGCATGGCTAACACTTGTTTCAGGGGTCACGTTGAGCGAGTCATATATTATGAGAATATCTGCCTTTTGAACTTGTGTCAGATGACACACTTTTCCACAGCTATAGGGTCTTTTTCACCCAGTGACCTTTGTTTTTGCTCCCTATTTACTGCAGGCttggttcagtgggaagtggctacagatctacattctagtgaccactttccaatatgGACGTCTACTGACTCGAATGGTGGAAAACAGGAGACCACGAAGATGAACAATTCAAAGGCCAAATTGGCTGCACTGCAATtgacaggctatttttgaacaaagaGGAGACAGTGGCCCACATCACTTGTGAGATACAGCAGGCTGTCACAGCCCATCCCCTGGTCTAGCAACCGCCTCAGAAGacggcctgtaccttggtggaacgACAGCTGTCACATGGCCATCAGAGCCAGACAAACAGCTCTGGAGAACTTCAAATACTATCCAATTACAGAAAGCCTTCATGCCTTCAGATCTGAGAGAGCACATGCAAGGCAAGTGATAAAAGAACGTAAGAGAGATTCCTGGAGAGAATTCATGACTTCAGTTAACCAGTCCACTTCCACTGTGCAAATTTGGATATCAATAAGGTGGAGTTCAGGCAAGGCCAGTACATGTTCTGTTACAGTCTTGTCGAATAATGGGATCGTAGTGGGAGCACCTGAAGATAGGTAtcaggttttagctgaacactttctTACAATTAGTGcatcatccagacaagctcctgcctttcaggtgttccataggactgcagagatgaggaagctccTTCCCTGCTCATATAATGAGGAAGTttacaaccttccattctccatgtgggaagtGGAATCAGTTCTGCCTGCAGCCAGACACGCTGCTGCTGGACCTGATGATTCATTATGCCATGCTCAGTCATCTGTGCTCTAAAACGAAACAACAGCTTCTCTCTTGTTTCAgtcagatctggtttgatggacagtgTCCCATGACTTGGAAGGAGGCAGTATTAATTCCATTATGGAAACCAAGCAAGGACTGTAGTGCCCCCAACAGTTACCTGAATGTAACCCTTACTGGTTGTATGTGTAAGACTCTTGAAAGCATGGTCAACCACCACCTTGTCTGGTTGCTCAAATCCCATGGCCACCTGAGATGCTCCCAGTGTGGTTTCAGgtgctaccgttccactcttgaaaacTTAATACTGGTGGAAATGGCAACAGAGCAGTCTTTCTTATGGTAGAACCATTTGGTTTGTGCATTTTCTAACCCTGGAAAAGTTTGATACTACTTCAAGGTAAATTCAGCGACTTACCCTTTTGGCTCGTCAGGCACTGAAAATCTGTCACCTTAATCATCAGCATTTAATGCAGTGGTACAACCAAACTTTGAATGGCTGTTCAGGAATCAGCCCCATGCAACCAAGCCATTTGGGATACGTGCTGCTGTCTGTCTTCAGGATCTAGATCTGTCAGACCTCCGAATACACAGCCAGGGACAGAACATGTTGCTGCCTCGGTGTCTTCAGAGGTCCAAAGTGGTTTTAAGCTTGACGTtatacaagaaaacttgtactccagatcacattttcataactttttcttccattttaagtatgtttcacagttttcattgtttatttgGTTTGATCCCAGGAAGAGACTGTTCTGTTGTACTGCTGATTTCCCTGACAGCATATGTCTTCTGGAACAATTTACGAATTATGATGTGGAGTTGTATGGCCttatgatggcactggagaggaGTTGCAGACATCACggtacaaggtttcttgtctgttctgactcCCTTAGTGCACTACAAACAGTTCGTTAAGCTTCacacttgctttctgcattgcccttcaggcaacctgtttcccagcaatgtggacccctgcccttcgcagctataggggatattacaagaaccgtagcgactataatagtgtgtcatgtTGAGTTTGTGTCTGTCCCGAActcggtatgcagtgaacctgtgtcccttcgaacccctcttgaagctgtggctgtcaggattaggacaatgcaggaaataactgtctgcaatgtatatcttcctccagatggtgcagtacccctgagcacattggctgcactgattcatcagctccctaaacctttcctccttttgcgagattttaatgcccataaccccttgtgggtggcactgtgcttactagcaaaggtagagatgttggaactttcctgtctcaacttgacctctgcctcttaaatgctGGGTcccccacacatttcattgtggctcatggcacttactcggccattgatttatccctctgcagcccaggacttctcccatctgtccactggagagcccacaatgacttgtgtggtagtaaccactttcccatcttcctgacGCTACCACAGCGCCATTCCCCCATACATCTACCAAGATggtctttaaacaaggcagactgggaagctctCACCTCTGCTGTCGCCACTGAATCTCCaccacatggtaccatcgatgtggtggtCAAGCAGCTCTCTAGAACGATCGTTTATGCGGCAGAAAACATGATCCCTTGTTCTCTTGGGTGCCCCCAGTGAAAGTGAGGACCTTCGTTGTCTTATGCAAAGATGGAAACAGACATGTTGGGAGAGGTGCGtcacgaccattgggtgccatatgtcaccttcgcAAGCCTGGCAGAAGATCAGATGTGTTTGTGAGTACCAAACCCCGACAGGTGTCACTGGCattaacataaatggcatgttatctaccgatgcaaacgcaaatgctgagcactatgctcgagcatctccatcagagaattatcccccagcatttcgcaCCTTCAAACgacggatggaaaggaaagccctctcgttcactggACATCACAGTGAAccttataatgctccatttacagagtgggatctCCTCaatgtccttgcacattgccccgacacagctcctgggccagatcagatccacagtcagatgataaaACACATCTTGTCCGACTATAAGCGACATCTCGTCATCATCTTCAACTGaatctggtgtgatggcatcttttggtcgcaatggtgggagagcaccatcattccagtactcaaacctggtaaaaacccaattgatatggatagctattggcccatcagcctcacctatgttctttgtaagctgttagaatgtatggtaagttGGTGGCTATTGGCTCCATGCCAGGGTAGTTTCCACCAGGACTGCTCTAtcattgataatctagtttcccttgAGTGTGCCATcttaacagccttttccagatgccaacacctggttgccgtctttttgatTTACAAAAATCTTAAGACACGATCTGgcgacatatccttgccacattgtatgagtggggtctctggggcccattccagatttttatccaaaatttcctactGCTCTGTACTTTCTGagtcaaagttggtgcctcccatagttccccccccgTATCTAGGAGAATAGCattctgcagggctctgtattgagtgtttcgctatttttagtggccattaacagtgtAGCAGCAGTTGTTGAGCTGtctatctcaccttctctgtacccAGACAACTCCTccattttgtactgctcctccagAACTGGTGTTGTTGGGTGGCACCTACAGGCAGCCATCCCCAAGGCCCAGCCATGAGCTCTTGCCCACGGCTTCGTTTTCATCTGcgaagttaccgagcgaggtggcgcagtggttagcacactggactcgcattcgggaggacgacggttcaatcccgtctccggccatcctgatttaggttttccgtgatttccctaaatcgtttcaggcaaatgccgggatggttcctttgaaagggcacggccgatttccttcccagtccttccctcacccgagcttgcgctccgtctctaatgacctcgttgtcgacgggacgttaaacactaaccaccaccaccaccaccatctgcgaAGTTGTGTGTCGTGCACGTCTGATGGCgtcataccgttcatccggaaccagaagtttaccttaatgatgatccacttactgtagtggagacacattgattattaggactggtttttgatgcctgaTTGATGTGGCTGCCTCATATTTGTCAGCCAAAGAGGAAGTGCTGGCAGCAGACCTCAGCGTTgcgtgtactcgacccagtgcaccactgtggcattcgcctagcgacGGGAGATTTTAGAACGggtctggtgaccagtgtcctggtggaggccggagtcctccATTGCAGATCCAACGTGCACAACTATCTGCCAGTtaattgcacacattcatagttctcctgagcatcctaaTTACCATCTCATTTTCCCATccgcggcagttcatctcccgcattggcgcCCCAGGTCAGGGGTAACGATTGCGGTTCACGTGGGATCCCttttgtctgaactggagtcctcccctttaccacctcccatctAGGTCCAttcgcatacacctccatggtgtacacctaggccgcagattcgtctggaccttttgtgTGACCCTAAGGACTCGGTTACTCCTGCCACtatccactgtcacttcctctcgattctcgacatgttctggggctctgaaggggttTACGGCAACggttcgatggctgatggtcatgttggctttgcctttgtccacagaggacattttgaacagctttccttgcccaatggctgcattgtattcactgcagagctggtggcaatctctcgtgcacttcagtatatccgttcgtGCCCCGGGGggaatcatttcttctgtgtactgacgccttgagcagcctacaagctgttgaacagtgctaccctcgccatcctttggtagcgtccatccagtaGTCCATCTATGCCCTCGACCGGtcctgtcgttcagtggtgtttgtgtggaccccaggacacgtcggcatcccaggcaacgaacttgccgacaggctgaacAAACGGGCTatgcagaaactgcttctggagatgggcgtctctgaacctgacctgcgttctgacttacaCCGTAGGGTTTTTCGCCTATGGGAGATGGAATGGCGTAACAGTACATACAACAAACTGTGCGTCATGATAGAGACTACGAATGTCTGGAAgacttccatgcgggcctctcacagggaatcagttgtcctctgccagctcctcaCTGGCCACACTCGAGTGACTCAcggttacctcctgcgccgtgaagacccgcctgaGTGTCGGTCTGGTGCCCGGTTGActgcttctagggtggaggttatactgtgttgcagagtggctggcttctccttttttattctcatggtcagccagccatggtaatctgctttgttgttttaatctcttcatcccgtttctatggttttcttgtccccttttgtccattttaCATGTTAGTAGCCCTTCATCTTTCttgtgattccccccccccccccccccctttattctgTTTTGAATTGTCAGTCtcttttgttttattctcacacttgtggcattgttttattcggaacaagggactgatgtcctcttagtttggtccctttccctctcttttaaaccaaccaaccaaactatcCGTGATGTTGGCTGTACCTTTGTCATTGACAATAAAAATTTTCAGTACCGGCTCATAGCacagtgttcagtttttactgcagagctttctTCCCTCGATTAGGCCACCCGTCACATCTGTTGACACACACTTCTCGATGGTGTattacgttcaaattcacttagtgCCCTCCAGAGCCTCGGTGTGCTGTACACATACCACCTCTTAGTACAACAAACCTAAGAATGCCTCCACTCACTCCCTCACTGATGACGGAGCCAACACGGTGTTCGTGTGGCTCCCTGGTCATGTTGGAGTGTTGGGGAATGCTGCTGCCAACACTGTGGCTGATTACCCAGGCCTTTTAGTTATTCTGTCCCTtcagatgatctctgtgttgccgcacATAGgaatactgtgtccctctggcacGAACAATAGTCTTTTCTGTACGGGAACAAACTCTGGGAAATTAAACTGCCCAACAGCTCGGCCAACTTCCTCTTGCCCCTCGTCACGAGGAAGTATTTTTAGCTAGAATGTGTATTGGGCACTATTGTTTCAGTGGCAGTCATTTAAGTGGAGACTCTGCACCACTCTGTGCTTACTGCAACCGACCCTTGACAGTGTGCCATTTTCTGACCCAGTGccatttttattactgtttacCTTTTAATGTAAGTTTGCCATCTGAATTACCAGATATTTTAGTAGATACAGCATGAGCTATagtttgtgttttactttttattcattatagtAATATggcaaaggaaatttaatttttaacCATATGAGCaaatccccttccaccttcccaccccacccccctcagaGGGGAAGTACTCGTTTTTAGGTATCCTTCTACTCGACTTGATTAAGCATTGATTATTGTAGATTTCAATTTCATTTGGTAATTGACCATTTTTAGTTATGACATGGGTGCTTATGACCTCAGTTTTGTGTACTAAAGCAACAACAAAATGATACTGGCCTTTGGGTGGGATTACCTGATGTGATGTACCTTGAGGCATTTGGCTTGGACCTGCTTAGAATGTGCTCGGTGTTTTCTTGCACCCACACCTTCATTCCATTCTTCCACTTCGTTAGCACTCAGACCATAAAGTAGGACAGATCTATTTCAGGTCCAGAACTTTGTTACATCCGTGACAGCTCAGCATCTGTTCCATTCAGTTCCTAAGGTGTATCAGGGTGCAACTGTCATTTACACTGACAGCTCTAAAACTAGTCAAGAACAACACTGGTTGCTCATAATACCCAGTAccaggtgtttcaaaatgaatattggggttGAAAGTCTTTTTAGCATTTATGACGTTTATGGCAGTACTTGTCCAGTGCCACTAATGTACTGACATTATTATTTCTCTCCCCTGGTTTTGTTAATGTCAGTCCACCTGACGTCCACTGTGTTTTTAGCCTTCTCACGTTAATTATTATGAATCTCCTGGCTAGAAGGTGTTCTTTGCTATGTAACTGTCTTAGCCCTTAATAAAGGTggtgggggtcgggggggggggggggagggaaggaggggggggggggcagatgaggTGTGTTGGATGAGGATCTGGTCTCTCTTGCCACATCTGAGCCCTGGGAGACCCCTAATCTGCCATGACCAATGTACTGGCTCAACCTCACATACTTTTAGTTATGTTTAAATTCCTCCTCAGCTTGGACATAAATATTCCC
It contains:
- the LOC126473812 gene encoding CD151 antigen — its product is MGFGREMDGCGQCMKYSMFVANFIIFIGGLVVLGIGIWTLVDKSYVNELLGTDLFMGAVYILIVTGAIVSLIAFLGCLGAVKEVRCMLLMYFIIVFLIFITMLIGGILGYVFREKVKTTMYKEMESSIRRYHENPEVQRAWDNTQINLKCCGIQDHSSWGDELPNSCCKVKTSTFCNPWESGCLEKAEKFVQDHATVIGGAGIGVACIMLLGMIFSCALFMMIE